A region of Streptomyces sp. WMMC500 DNA encodes the following proteins:
- a CDS encoding (2Fe-2S)-binding protein translates to MPEHTFRVNGEQVTVDVADDVRLLWVLRDILGINGPKYGCGINVCKACTSHLNGKAVNPCAIPVGDLAPTDEVTTIEGLADTVAEDLHPMQQAWLDHDVVQCGYCQPGQIMAAVDLVRRVAAEGREITDDDLDGLRNICRCGTYVRIRQAIRAGAERM, encoded by the coding sequence GTGCCCGAGCACACCTTCCGCGTCAACGGCGAGCAGGTCACCGTCGACGTGGCCGACGACGTGCGCCTGCTCTGGGTGCTGCGCGACATCCTCGGGATCAACGGACCGAAGTACGGCTGCGGCATCAACGTCTGCAAGGCGTGCACGAGCCACCTGAACGGCAAGGCGGTCAACCCCTGCGCGATCCCCGTCGGCGACCTGGCCCCGACCGACGAGGTCACCACCATCGAGGGCCTCGCGGACACGGTCGCCGAGGATCTGCACCCCATGCAGCAGGCGTGGCTCGACCACGACGTCGTCCAGTGCGGCTACTGCCAGCCCGGCCAGATCATGGCCGCCGTGGACCTGGTGCGCCGCGTCGCCGCGGAGGGCCGCGAGATCACCGACGACGACCTCGACGGCCTGCGCAACATCTGCCGCTGCGGCACCTACGTCCGTATCCGCCAGGCCATCAGGGCGGGCGCCGAACGCATGTGA
- a CDS encoding Rid family hydrolase: protein MAAIDAFTHGVAPENEFGYAQAIRSGELIHVAGQVAFDETGEFAYADDCAAQLDLTYVNLDRVLGHYGATRNQIVSQTVYGVHLGQNAAAISAGNLAYFGAHRPVSTVVGVSELAFPGQLVEIAVVVDTRLPA from the coding sequence ATGGCCGCCATCGACGCCTTCACGCACGGCGTGGCACCGGAGAACGAGTTCGGCTACGCGCAGGCGATCAGGTCCGGCGAGCTGATCCACGTCGCCGGGCAGGTCGCGTTCGACGAGACGGGCGAGTTCGCGTACGCGGACGACTGCGCCGCGCAGCTCGACCTGACGTACGTCAATCTCGACAGGGTTCTCGGGCACTACGGTGCCACCCGCAACCAGATCGTCTCGCAGACCGTGTACGGGGTGCACCTGGGGCAGAACGCCGCGGCGATCTCCGCGGGGAATCTCGCGTACTTCGGCGCCCACCGCCCCGTCAGCACCGTCGTCGGCGTCAGCGAGCTGGCCTTCCCCGGCCAGCTCGTCGAGATCGCCGTCGTCGTGGACACCCGGCTGCCCGCCTGA
- a CDS encoding helix-turn-helix domain-containing protein produces the protein MVTKQELKGLPEDADLRRADSLAREVFSDVANKWALLIIEALGERTLRFGELRKEVEGVSHKMLTQNLRTLERDGLVDRKVYPTVPPRVEYTLTAPGRALRATVDAMCDWTQRYLTHIEDARGRFDA, from the coding sequence ATGGTGACCAAGCAGGAACTCAAGGGTCTCCCCGAGGACGCGGACCTCAGGCGCGCGGATTCGCTGGCGCGGGAGGTCTTCTCCGACGTCGCCAACAAGTGGGCGCTGCTGATCATCGAAGCGCTCGGCGAACGGACCCTGCGCTTCGGCGAGCTGCGCAAGGAGGTCGAGGGCGTCAGCCACAAGATGCTCACGCAGAACCTGCGCACGCTGGAACGCGACGGCCTGGTCGACCGGAAGGTCTACCCCACGGTGCCGCCGCGGGTCGAGTACACCCTGACCGCGCCGGGCCGGGCCCTGCGCGCCACGGTCGACGCCATGTGCGACTGGACGCAGCGGTACCTGACCCACATCGAAGACGCACGCGGACGCTTCGACGCCTGA